A window of the Anoplopoma fimbria isolate UVic2021 breed Golden Eagle Sablefish chromosome 17, Afim_UVic_2022, whole genome shotgun sequence genome harbors these coding sequences:
- the zgc:113184 gene encoding uncharacterized protein zgc:113184, translating into MEEAYSELYRQFLLLRSLCMRQAALLHQLTTALQKQQGANVPNGELRDMMSIPVQCTQEIPVSLYEGPHALTTTAAQRGVHQLSPNMGTFADLLTEDMSKLCVDLPHQGKKDGSLEQMVAPLLSFDFTRLQGASSGVSHHLGQADHHSRDRKKHTVGMPATDSPSLPRDLLSQSDGLLMSDVAMQSHVCEFCQAVFPGDTSTRGEFLRHLYTHVT; encoded by the exons ATGGAGGAAGCGTACAGTGAACTGTACCGGCAGTTCCTTCTTCTGAGGTCACTTTGCATGAGACAGGCTGCTCTGCTACATCAACTCACGACCGCTCTGCAGAAACAGCAAG gtgCCAATGTTCCTAATGGAGAGCTACGTGATATGATGTCCATCCCCGTCCAGTGTACCCAAGAAATCCCTGTATCTCTCTATGAAGGACCTCACGCACtaacaaccacagcagcacagcGTGGCGTCCATCAGCTCTCTCCAAACATGGGGACTTTTGCTGATCTCCTCACTGAAGACATGTCAAAGCTCTGTGTGGATTTGCCTCATCAGGGAAAGAAAGACGGGTCATTGGAGCAAATGGTTGCACCCCTGTTAAGCTTTGACTTCACAAGGTTGCAAGGAGCCTCTTCAGGTGTCTCACATCATCTTGGCCAAGCAGATCATCATAGTAGAGATAGGAAAAAGCACACAGTGGGG aTGCCTGCGACGGACAGTCCGTCCCTGCCTAGAGACTTGCTGAGTCAATCTGACGGCTTGCTGATGTCAGACGTGGCGATGCAGTCTCACGTTTGTGAGTTCTGCCAGGCGGTTTTCCCTGGAGACACGTCAACCAGGGGAGAGTTCCTACGCCATCTTTACACCCACGTCACCTAA
- the nab2 gene encoding NGFI-A-binding protein 2 has protein sequence MSLPRTLGELQLYRVLQRANLLAYYETFIQQGGDDVQQLCEAAEEEFLEIMALVGMATKPLHVRRLQKALRDWAANPALFSQPVSNVPLGGIPLFKVDGTGGGGSAGGPRKSVSNGQPGSPCEREDRACLTPMHSGSPRSPCSQASPQPPDTHYREKLSPMDPHWLSPDPDGNCTLASASGLEEEPPSPPMLSTYPPGPSTSPSPSGSFAPSALSAWPGGQLDGETARAVVESVDRLLRTLPRSDPAEVKTLLRMNKKMAKTVGHIFKMESQDVNKEEEIRKYSLIYGRFDSKRREGKQLTHHELIINEAAAQFCMRDNALLLRRVELFSLARQVARKCAYTSTLKHARTNADENSVVSQKRARHEVIGPESVSLVLGVEGSEGLTQRADDDSLSAESLDSVSHDIGSQCNQSPSPRPHTDTSNPANWSRHLIQQTLMDEGLRLARMVSHDRAGKISLGSERTHSTEHDSKVERRSLITACRSSSPCIIKDDSNHRGK, from the exons ATGTCTCTGCCACGCACACTTGGGGAGTTGCAGCTCTATCGGGTACTGCAGAGGGCCAACCTGCTGGCCTATTATGAAACCTTCATCCAGCAGGGTGGTGACGACgtgcagcagctctgtgaggcagcagaggaggagttTCTGGAGATCATGGCACTAGTTGGCATGGCCACCAAGCCGCTGCATGTGCGTAGGCTCCAGAAGGCCCTCCGAGACTGGGCGGCGAACCCTGCCCTCTTCAGCCAGCCCGTCTCCAACGTTCCTCTCGGGGGTATCCCGCTGTTCAAAGTGGACGGGACGGGCGGTGGCGGATCAGCAGGCGGGCCCAGGAAGTCTGTGAGCAACGGGCAGCCGGGGTCACCGTGTGAAAGGGAAGATCGGGCGTGTCTCACTCCAATGCACAGTGGGAGTCCGAGAAGCCCTTGCTCCCAGGCTTCCCCACAGCCACCAGACACACACTACAGGGAAAAACTGTCTCCCATGGACCCACACTGGCTCAGCCCAGATCCTGATGGGAACTGCACTTTGGCATCGGCATCTGGACTAGAGGAGGAGCCGCCCAGCCCGCCTATGCTGTCAACGTATCCTCCAGGGCCCTCCACGTCTCCCAGCCCCTCCGGTTCATTTGCCCCGTCCGCCCTCTCAGCCTGGCCCGGAGGACAGCTGGATGGGGAGACGGCAAGGGCAGTGGTGGAGAGCGTGGATAGGCTCCTCAGGACCCTACCCAGGTCAGATCCTGCAGAGGTGAAGACTCTTCTTAGGATGAACAAGAAGATGGCAAAGACTGTGGGACACATCTTCAAAATGGAGTCCCAGGATGTTAACAAAGAAGAGGAGATCCGGAAGTACAGTCTCATTTATGGGCGGTTTGACtccaagaggagagaggggaagcaGCTCACACATCATGAG TTGATCATCAATGAAGCTGCAGCCCAGTTCTGTATGCGCGACAATGCCCTTTTGCTGAGACGGGTGGAGCTCTTTTCTTTGGCTCGGCAGGTTGCAAGAAAATGTGCCTACACCTCCACACTAAAGCATGCAAG aACAAATGCAGATGAGAACAGTGTTGTGTCCCAGAAGAGAGCGAGACATGAG GTAATCGGGCCTGAGAGTGTGTCGTTGGTTCTCGGAGTTGAGGGCTCGGAGGGCTTGACCCAGAGGGCAGACGATGACAGCTTATCTGCAGAGAGCCTCGACAGTGTGTCTCATG ACATCGGCTCACAGTGCAACCAGTCTCCATCCCCCCGTCCCCACACCGACACGTCCAACCCTGCCAACTGGAGTCGCCATCTCATACAGCAAACACTAATGGATGAAGGGCTGCGATTGGCTCGGATGGTGTCACATGATCGGGCTGGCAAGATCAGCCTAGGGTCAGAAAGAACACACTCTACAG AACATGACAGTAAAGTGGAGAGGCGGAGCTTGATAACAGCATGCAGGAGCAGCAGCCCTTGCATCATCAAAGACGACTCTAATCACCGTGGGAAATGA
- the dnajc14 gene encoding dnaJ homolog subfamily C member 14 — translation MEREAAEKEMDDVTDADEEIPDGDSTSVAESNQWEAKPTDDEWEQEDKEDLKSQDTPNPATQRDSGIGEAEYCGSTEAKEDTEEVLDGFDHSDTADHENLHVINQEEDEAAKEKHMNGESGWRNVGPGRRCKLRSSGSVSEQGGQSAFSSIQKGNVTSSGGRHKQTRRRNHHHHQQNRGRRRTGNQLVLAFKEMLSESLSFWCISCVHMMIEIIVTITHNCGVGVETGGMKLYNLGQQLLVKITDVGGLKADASRILKWTKCTGTDMVDKIVRLVKWVKTAALSCLRLFCALVILGFQWAKSALVRLGGERAKRYWTAFQESRFWKRVVSLLERVRSRFRRHGRVPPSSPDSPGRAGRSQPGQELERLLALAEVPEEELDPFTVLGVEVHATEAELKKAYRQLAVQVHPDKNKHPRAGEAFKVLRAAWDIVSNPETRREYELKRMAATELSKSMNEFLTKLQDDLKEAMNTMMCTKCEGKHKRFEMDREPAEARFCAECNCCHSAEEGDLWAESSMLGLRITYFACMDGKVYDITEWAGCQRIGISPDTHRVPYHISFGSKNNSNSTRHRTPSEPATGPTNPADLQDFFNRIFKGGPPNDMAANGGFFPSGPPHQPPPGAGAGAGAGAPPFSPPPSQTGFFMPGGQRPESSETWAESGKPPRRRKKVRKPFQR, via the exons ATGGAAAGAGAAGCAGCTGAGAAGGAGATGGATGACGTTACAGACGCTGACGAGGAGATCCCTGATGGTGATTCCACCTCAGTAGCTGAGTCTAATCAGTGGGAGGCCAAACCGACTGATGATGAATGGGAGCAGGAAGATAAAGAAGATCTCAAATCTCAGGACACCCCAAATCCAGCCACTCAACGAGACTCCGGAATTGGTGAAGCAGAGTATTGTGGATCTACTGAGGCCAAAGAGGATACTGAGGAGGTTTTAGATGGGTTTGATCATAGCGACACTGCAGATCATGAGAACTTGCATGTTATAAATCAAGAAGAGGATGAAGCTGCGAAGGAGAAGCACATGAACGGGGAGTCTGGTTGGAGGAACGTTGGGCCTGGACGGAGATGCAAATTGAGGAGCAGTGGATCAGTTTCAGAGCAGGGTGGTCAAAGTGCTTTTTCTTCCATTCAAAAAGGCAATGTAACGTCCAGTGGTGGTCGACACAAGCAGACCCGCAGACgtaaccaccaccaccatcagcaGAACCGAGGACGCAGGCGGACAGGCAACCAGCTCGTCTTAGCTTTCAAGGAGATGCTCTCAGAGTCTCTGAGCTTCTGGTGCATCTCCTGCGTCCACATGATGATCGAGATTATTGTCACAATAACTCATAATTGTGGAGTTGGTGTGGAGACTGGAGGGATGAAACTATACAACCTTGGGCAGCAGCTCCTTGTAAAGATCACAGATGTGGGAGGACTGAAGGCAGACGCTAGTCGGATACTGAAATGGACTAAATGCACAGGAACAGACATGGTGGATAAAATTGTTCGGTTAGTAAAGTGGGTAAAGACAGCTGCCTTATCCTGTCTGAGACTTTTCTGTGCTTTGGTTATTCTCGGCTTCCAGTGGGCAAAAAGTGCGTTGGTTCGTCTTGGTGGCGAGAGGGCAAAACGCTATTGGACAGCTTTTCAGGAGTCAAGGTTTTGGAAGAGGGTGGTGTCCCTGCTGGAGAGAGTCCGAAGCAGGTTCAGGAGGCATGGCCGTGTTCCACCGTCCAGCCCTGACTCACCCGGCAGAGCAGGGAGAAGCCAGCCAGGCCAGGAGCTGGAGAGACTGCTGGCCTTGGCTGAGGTACCAGAAGAAGAGCTCGACCCCTTTACGGTGCTCGGTGTGGAGGTGCATGCCACTGAGGCTGAACTGAAGAAGGCCTACAGACAGCTGGCTGTCCAG GTCCATCCAGACAAGAATAAACACCCACGAGCTGGAGAGGCGTTCAAAGTTCTGAGGGCTGCCTGGGATATCGTCAGTAACCCAGAGACACGACGAGAGTATGAGTT GAAGCGTATGGCAGCAACCGAGCTCTCAAAGTCCATGAATGAGTTTCTTACTAAGCTGCAGGATGACCTGAAGGAAGCCATGAACACCATGATGTGTACCAAGTGTGAAGGCAAACACAA GCGGTTCGAGATGGATCGTGAACCTGCAGAAGCCCGGTTCTGTGCTGAGTGCAACTGTTGCCATAGTGCTGAGGAGGGGGACCTCTGGGCCGAGTCCAGCATGTTGGGCCTACGTATCACATACTTTGCCTGTATGGATGGCAAAGTGTATGATATTACAG AGTGGGCAGGTTGCCAGCGAATAGGCATTTCTCCTGACACCCACCGAGTGCCGTACCACATCTCTTTTGGttccaaaaacaacagcaactcCACACGACACAG GACGCCCTCAGAGCCCGCCACAGGTCCGACCAACCCCGCAGATCTGCAAGACTTCTTCAACCGCATCTTCAAGGGAGGACCTCCTAATGACATGGCTGCCAATGGGGGCTTCTTCCCCTCAGGTCCACCCCATCAACCCCCacctggagctggagctggagctggagctggagcgcCTCCCTTCTCCCCTCCCCCGAGCCAGACAGGTTTCTTCATGCCGGGGGGTCAACGGCCAGAGTCCAGCGAGACGTGGGCTGAAAGTGGCAAACCCCccagaaggaggaagaaggtcCGCAAACCCTTCCAGAGGTGA
- the inpp1 gene encoding inositol polyphosphate 1-phosphatase, which translates to MADLLRLLLRVAEKAANVARVCRQEAPLFQLLVQEKTGDDKNKKFVQDFKTLADVVIQEMIRHDVGAQFPEMAGFIHGEESNKFENGLGECVTVTVCSTEEETAALLATVLGGDHTAASLLARAIHQDPATIAADTDGLAVPLSPSELGIWIDPIDATSQYIEGREEVLEEGRLFPSGLHCALVLIGVYLRSTGEPVMGVINQPFNYKDPAGGRWKGKHFWGVSCGSINVCSVSRPKDGPGAGLSVVLSSSEKPVVKDALTSLCGPDKLMFASGAGYKILCVIQGLADVYVLSEGSTFKWDSCAPHALLRALGGGVVDLNKCLQSSSGVQDPQIELTYHQPNTERKGAERWANHGGLVAYRDSSQLRSIIGPLKDKL; encoded by the exons ATGGCTGATCTGCTGAGGCTGCTGCTCCGGGTGGCTGAGAAAGCAGCGAACGTGGCTCGGGTCTGCAGGCAGGAGGCTCCCCTGTTTCAGCTCCTGGTTCAGGAGAAGACCGGAGATGACAAGAACAAGAAGTTCGTCCAGGACTTCAAGACGCTTGCGGACGTGGTGATCCAGGAGATGATCCGGCATGATGTTGGCGCTCAG TTCCCTGAGATGGCTGGCTTCATTCATGGAGAGGAGTCCAACAAATTTGAAAATGGGCTTG GAGAGTGTGTGACGGTAACAGTGTgcagcacagaggaggagaccgCGGCGTTGCTGGCCACGGTGCTGGGCGGTGACCACACAGCGGCGTCTCTGCTGGCTCGAGCCATCCACCAAGATCCAGCGACCATCGCCGCCGACACAGACGGTTTGGCGGTGCCCTTAAGCCCCTCTGAGCTCGGCATCTGGATCGACCCCATAG ATGCCACCAGCCAGTACATAGAGGGCAGAgaggaggtgctggaggagggCCGACTGTTTCCTTCAGGGCTTCACTGTGCTTTGGTCCTAATCGGGGTTTATCTCCGGAGCACAGGCGAGCCCGTCATGGGAGTCATCAACCAGCCATTCAACTACAAAGACCCAGCAGGTGGAAG ATGGAAGGGGAAGCATTTTTGGGGGGTGTCCTGTGGCAGCATCAATGTCTGCTCAGTGTCCCGGCCTAAAGATGGACCAGGAGCAgggctgtccgtggtgctgagcTCCAGTGAgaagccggtggtgaaggacgCCCTGACCTCTCTGTGCGGCCCTGACAAGCTGATGTTTGCCTCTGGAGCCGGCTATAAGATCCTGTGCGTCATTCAGGGACTGGCTGACGTTTACGTCCTCTCAGAGGGGAGCACCTTCAAGTGGGACTCCTGCGCTCCTCACGCTCTGCTCCGAGCCCTCGGAGGGGGGGTGGTGGACCTGAATAAGTGTCTACAGTCCAGCTCTGGAGTGCAGGATCCCCAGATAGAACTAACCTATCATCAGCCTAACACTGAGCGTAAAGGAGCGGAGCGCTGGGCTAACCACGGCGGCCTGGTGGCTTATCGGGACAGTTCTCAGCTCCGCAGCATCATCGGACCGCTGAAAGACAAGCTGTAG